In Mycobacterium sp. JS623, one genomic interval encodes:
- a CDS encoding alkaline phosphatase family protein: MDLPTPDPDLPHLADVVPSVLAAMGVAGFDGAIPLPGEVTGACVLLIDGLGAELLDSYAADAPVLAALRGRTLGVGFPSTTVAGLAAIGTGCRSGEHGMVGLSFRLPGADVVNALGWRPHPTGRDLREKVPPEQVQPMPTTFERAAATGIAVSVISGAQFSASGLTRAVLRGARYVGVHALGDLAACVRSAVIDGGFCYGYHSELDLLGHINGPGAPAWRMQLRQVDRLVESIVDGLPRGALLAVVADHGMVSIDASQVVDIDASESLLDGVDAIGGEPRARHVYVADGAADAVLAAWRETLGQRAWVASRDEAIAAGWFGDRVGDDARFRIGDVVAAARGRAGIMRRTTEPLLSALIGQHGSLTDAEQRVPLLLGYS, translated from the coding sequence GTGGACCTGCCGACGCCGGATCCTGACCTCCCGCACCTGGCCGACGTGGTGCCGTCGGTGCTGGCCGCGATGGGCGTCGCGGGATTCGACGGCGCGATTCCCCTCCCAGGCGAGGTCACCGGCGCGTGCGTGCTGCTCATCGACGGACTGGGCGCGGAACTCTTGGATTCCTACGCCGCGGACGCGCCAGTCTTGGCCGCCCTGCGGGGACGGACGCTCGGGGTCGGATTCCCGTCCACCACCGTGGCAGGACTGGCGGCGATCGGTACCGGATGTCGCTCGGGTGAGCACGGGATGGTCGGCCTCTCATTTCGACTGCCCGGTGCCGATGTGGTCAACGCCCTCGGATGGCGACCACACCCGACGGGGCGTGACCTGCGCGAGAAGGTCCCACCGGAGCAGGTCCAGCCGATGCCGACGACGTTTGAGCGCGCCGCCGCGACCGGCATCGCGGTCAGCGTCATCTCCGGCGCGCAATTCAGCGCGTCAGGCCTGACCCGCGCCGTGCTGCGCGGCGCCCGCTATGTCGGCGTACACGCACTCGGCGACCTCGCCGCATGTGTGCGGTCGGCGGTCATCGACGGCGGTTTCTGCTACGGCTACCACTCAGAGCTCGACCTGCTCGGACACATCAACGGCCCTGGGGCGCCGGCATGGCGGATGCAGCTGCGCCAGGTCGACCGGCTGGTCGAGTCCATCGTGGACGGCTTGCCGCGCGGCGCTTTGCTGGCCGTCGTCGCCGACCACGGCATGGTGTCGATCGACGCGTCGCAGGTCGTCGACATCGACGCCAGCGAGTCACTGCTGGACGGCGTCGACGCCATTGGTGGCGAGCCGCGCGCTCGGCACGTCTACGTCGCCGACGGCGCGGCGGATGCGGTCCTCGCCGCGTGGCGAGAAACGTTGGGGCAGCGGGCATGGGTGGCGTCGCGCGACGAAGCGATCGCGGCGGGATGGTTTGGCGACCGGGTCGGCGATGACGCGCGGTTTCGTATCGGCGATGTCGTCGCGGCGGCCCGAGGAAGGGCCGGCATCATGCGGCGCACCACCGAACCACTGTTGTCGGCACTGATCGGCCAACACGGTTCGCTGACAGACGCCGAGCAGCGCGTGCCACTGCTTCTTGGTTATTCGTAA
- a CDS encoding polyketide cyclase / dehydrase and lipid transport: MATIRKEGQIHASPEQAWDALRDVGALHTRLAAGFVADTRMEGTARIVTFANGMVAHPPTCCPTNWRRMWTK; encoded by the coding sequence ATGGCGACGATTCGTAAGGAAGGACAAATCCATGCCTCGCCCGAACAGGCGTGGGACGCGCTGAGGGATGTCGGAGCGCTGCACACTCGGCTGGCCGCCGGATTTGTTGCCGACACGAGGATGGAAGGCACCGCGCGCATCGTCACGTTCGCGAACGGCATGGTCGCGCACCCACCGACCTGCTGCCCGACGAACTGGCGCCGAATGTGGACGAAATGA